Sequence from the Nitrospinaceae bacterium genome:
TCGACCTCATGCGCGCCATGTATGTGGAAGGCGGGAAAGACGCCCAGCTATATATCAATACAGCCAAAGACGAGTTTGAATTTTTGGGCAACTATTCGACCGGCGTGGAAAATGCCGACAGCAATACATTCGCCTGGCCGGTGCCCAATGTCGTTGGAATCGCCAGGGTTCCCCGAAAAAAATGATTCCTCTATATCATAGCCCGCCAATATGAAAGTCCAGAAGAACAAACCCTTTCTTTGCAAACCCAGATTCAGAATTATGGCGGAGGATTTGATCGCCCTGGGACCGGGAAAAATCGACCTGCTGGAAGCCATTCGCCGCAAGGGGTCGATTTCCAAAGCGGCGAAGGAAATCAAACTGAGCTATCGAAGAGCCTGGGACATGGTTGACACCATGAACCGGTGTTTTAAGAAACCTCTGGTGTCCAGTTCCACAGGCGGGAAGGGCGGTGGCGGAGCTCTTTTGACGCCACTCGGGGAGCGCATGATTCACCTTTACCGGACCATGGAAACAGCCGCGGAAAAGTCCGCCCAGGCCGAATGGAA
This genomic interval carries:
- the modE gene encoding LysR family transcriptional regulator → MAEDLIALGPGKIDLLEAIRRKGSISKAAKEIKLSYRRAWDMVDTMNRCFKKPLVSSSTGGKGGGGALLTPLGERMIHLYRTMETAAEKSAQAEWKAIKPFLKRPSGSS